The sequence below is a genomic window from Draconibacterium halophilum.
TCACAGAAATTGTAACTGGCGTATCAAATGGCGGCACCCAATACCGCCACCGGCATAAAAATGGCGGATGGATTTATCTGGAAGCCTTTGGCACCAATCAACTGGAAAACCCTTTAATAAAATCGGTGGTTATAAATGTTCGTGATATAACCGAACGTAAAAAAATTGAAAAAGAATTAATCGAAAGTAAAACCCGCCTTAGCGAGGCCAATGCCACTAAAGACCGTTTTTTCTCCATTATTGGGCACGATTTAAAAAGTCCTTTTAATAGTATTATTGGATTTAGCGATATTCTTTTAGAACAAATTCAAAATAAAGACTACGAAAGAATTGATAATTATGCCCGAATAATTTATGATTCATCGAACCGGGCAATGAATTTACTTACAAATTTACTGGAATGGTCTCGTACACAAACCGGCAGACTGGAATTTAATCCGGAATTCTTTGAATTAAAAAGTGCAATTAAGGAAATTGTGGAGTTATACACGGATTCCGCAAAACAAAAACGGATAGCCATATCTATTATGCTCCCTCATGATATTCAGGCTTTTGCCGATAAATCGATTGTAAAAACCATTTTATGAAACCTGATATCAAACGCTATAAAATTCAGTAATACGGGAGGCGAAATTAGTATTGGCGCTGAGCAAAAAAAGGATGAATTGATTGTATATGTTTCTGATAACGGTATTGGAATAAAAGCGGAAAATATTAATAAACTGTTTAGAATTGATCATAGCGAATCAACATTAGGAACTGAAAAGGAAAAAGGAACCGGTTTAGGCTTGCTGCTTTGCAAGGAATTAATTGAAATGCATGGTGGTAAAATTTGGGTTGAAAGCAAAAAGGACACCGGCAGTAGTTTCAAATTTTCATTACCTGTTCAATAAGAGAGTAAATTTTAGAAATAGTAGTGTCCGGTAAATATTTTATGCTCCCTTCGCCATTTGGTAAAAAAGAAAACCAGGATTAAAAGCTAAATAATTATTCTCTGCCCGCTCCTTCCCCTTGTAACTGAGTAATACAACCCCAATCACATTAACAATTCATTTAATACTTACAGGTACTCTATTCGAACTAAATTTCATATATTGTAGCAGGGGATAACTTAAAAACAGCGCCATGGAAGAGTTTCACATTAATATCCTGAATATTTCGGCAGTGTTACTTGCAGCATATCTTGGGGGAGTTGCGATTCGAAAGATTGGTTACCCGGCCATTCTCGGTGAGTTACTGATTGGAATTGTATTAGGACCGGCCGTATTGGGATGGCTCGAATATTCCGAAGCAGTTAAAGTGCTGGCCGAAATCGGAATTATCCTGCTGATGGTTTACATTGGGATGGAGATTGATTTTCGCGACCTGAAAAAGGCTTCGTGGGCGGGTTTACTGGCAGCTATCGGTGGGTTTTTCGTTCCCTTTGTACTGGGGTATTTTGCCATTGTTTGGTCGGGCGGAACACCCATTGCCGGACTGTTTGTCGCTATTGCCATTGGGGTAACTTCTCTGGCTACCAAAAGCCGTATTCTTATCGATTTAAAATTGCTGAACACCCGCATCGCCTATGTGTTAATGGCTGGTGCCCTAATCTCCGATACGCTGGCACTGGTTATCTTTTCGGGCATAACCAACTTTGCCGAAACCAATGTTGTTAAGATTAGCGAACTGCTGCTAATTGGAGGTAAAATCCTTGTATTTTTTGGTCTCACCATTTCAATAGGTGTATTCTTTTTGCCCCGTCTCGGGAAGTACATCACACGTTCGGGGATGAAGAACAGCACAGCCTATTTTACGCTTATTCTAATTGTAACTTTTGGTTATTGCGAGCTGGCAGAATTAGCCGGGATGCACAGCATACTGGGAGCTTTTATGGCTGGCTTGTTCATAAAAGACAACCTGTTCCCCAAAACAATCTCGAAAGAACTGAACAAAGCCTTTTATGATGTTTCTATCGGATTTATGGCACCCATTTTCTTCGTAACGGCCGGGTTCTTCGTTGATGTCACCGTTTTTCAAACCGATTTGGGTTTGCTTATACTGGTCACCTTTCTGGCAATAGTGGGTAAAATTGTGGGGACTGCCTTATTTTATTTACCATCAAGAAATGGTTGGCGCGAAGGAATAACTATTGGAACGGGGATGAACGGCCGTGGAGCTGTGGAAATTATTATTGCCGAAATTGGCCTTGAAATGGGGATCATCGATAAAACCATCTTTTCGATTTTGGTGTTTATGGCCATATTTACAACCCTCACCGTACCGGTATTTTTAAACTGGACTACCAAATGGCTGCGTAAACGTGGTGAGTTGGTTTATATGGACGAGCGCCGGGGAATTGTATTCCTCGGAGTGAATCCGTTAAGCCTTATTCTGGCCAAATATTTCAAAGAGCAGGAGCCAGTTACCCTTATTGATAATAACCGCGAACTGGCGGCAAAAGCCAATAAAGCCGGATTTAAAAGCATTTATGGGAATGCGCTTATTGAAGAGACTTGGGAAGAAACACGAGCCGATAGTCTGGCAGCATTTGTAGCGCTTACCACTAACAACCAGGTTAATCTGAGAGCTGCCCAAACAGCAAAAAGTAAGTTTCTTGTCCCTGAGGTTGTGGTGGCCATATCTGCAGCCGGACAAACTTCGAATGTAACGGAAGAATCGGATAAAAGAAACATTCTGTTTGCATCGGCGGTAAGTATGAATGTATGGTTTCAGAAAATACAGTTGGATAAAGCAGAAGAAAACACCATTCTGGTTACAGCCCCAATCTCGTGCAAACAATGGATCCATAAATATAAAATCGACACTACGGACACCTTACCAATTTTGATTCGGAGCGAAAAAGGCAGGATCAGGTTGTTTAGTTCGGCGAGCTCGTTGCAGACCAACGATCGTGTTGTGATTTTAAAAGCTGAAAAATAATTTACATACTCTTTGTTAAAAAAAAAGGAGCCCGAAAGCTCCTTTAGTATATTTCTGGAAGAGGACATACTGTAACAGATTTCTCCTCCTTTGTCGTCGAAATGACAGGTGATGTTGTTATTTCTTCTGTTTTAAATTCAGTTTCAGGTTTAACTCATCCAGCTGTGCTTCGGCAACAACCGATGGCGAATCGATCATTACATCGCGGCCCGCATTGTTTTTCGGGAACGCAATAACGTCACGAATCGTATCCAATCCGGCGAATAACGAAACCAGACGGTCGAAACCAAACGCAATTCCGGCATGTGGCGGCGCACCATATTTAAAGGCTTTCATCAGGAAGCCAAACTGCGCCTCGGCCTCTTCTTTGGTAAAGCCAAGCAGACTAAACATTTTCGACTGCAGCTCCGAATCGAAAATACGTACCGAACCACCGCCAATTTCAACACCGTTAATAACAAGGTCGTAGGCATTGGCACGTACTTTCCCGGGATCGGTATCCATTAGTTCAATATCCTCCGGTTTTGGAGAAGTGAACGGGTGGTGCATCGCGTAAAAACGTTTTGTTTCTTCGTCCCATTCCAACAGCGGGAAGTCGACAACCCACAAAGGTTTAAATACATTTTGGTCGCGTAACCCAAGTTGTTTACCCATTTCCAGGCGTAACTCGCCAAGTGCATCCAACATGTGGTTTTTATCGCCGCTCAATACCAGGATCAGGTCACCGGCTTTGGCACCTGTTTTTTCTGCCCAGGCTTTCAAGTCGTCTTGCGAGTAAAACTTATCTACCGACGATTTGAATGAACCGTCTTCGTTGCATTTCACATAAACCAAACCTTTGGCCCCAATTTGCGGGCGTTTCACCCAGTTCGTAAGACCGTCGAGTTGTTTACGTGTATATTCAGCACATCCTTTGGCACAGATGGCACCAATGTATTCAGCCGAGTCGAACACCACAAAATCGTTTCCTTTTACGGTTTCGGTAATATCGTTGATCAGCATTTCGAAACGGGTATCGGGTTTGTCCGATCCGTATTTCTCCATCGCTTCAGAATAAGGCATCCACGGGAATTCATCCACCTCAACGTTCAATGTTTCTTTGAACATGTGACGGGTTAATCCTTCAAACATTTCCAGCACATCTTTTTGCTCCACAAACGACATTTCGCAGTCGATTTGTGTAAACTCCGGCTGCCGGTCGGCACGCAGGTCTTCGTCGCGGAAACATTTTACAATCTGGTAATAGCGGTCGAAACCGGCAATCATCAACAGCTGCTTAAAGGTTTGCGGCGATTGTGGCAGTGCATAAAACTGGCCTTCGTTCATTCGCGATGGCACAATAAAATCACGAGCTCCTTCGGGAGTCGATTTAATTAATACCGGCGTTTCTGTTTCAATAAAATCTTGGGCGTTCAGGTAATTACGAACGGCATGAGCCATTTTCGAACGTAACACCAGGTTTTCACGTACTACATCGCGGCGCAAATCGAGGTAACGGTATTTCATCCGCAAATCGTCGCCACCATCGGTATCATCCTGAATGGTAAACGGCGGAAGTTCTGCCGGGCTTAACACTTTTATCTCCGACAAAGCGATTTCCACTTCACCGGTTGGTATATTTTTGTTTTTGCTCTGACGCTCGCGAACTGTTCCTATTGCCTGGATCACAAATTCGCGTCCCAACTCCTCAAGTGCGTCGGCAACAGTTTTATCGGTATTCTCGTCAACCACCAGCTGTGTAATGCCATAACGGTCGCGTAAGTCTACAAAAGTCATGGCTCCCAGGTCGCGGACGCGTTGCACCCAACCGGCCAGAGTTACTTCATTTCCTGCATTCTCTATCCGAAGTTCGCCACAAGTATGTGTTCTGTACATGATATCTATCTTTTATTTAGATTGCGAAAATAACGATATTTTAGCAATTAAACCGGAAACTTTTGGCAGCTTTTCAGGATTTATAAAGTTCAAACAAGTCATATGTCAAACCGTGATCTTCTCAAGTCATGCTGAACTTGTTTCAGCATCTTTTTATTTCAACCAGATTCCGAAATAAATTCAGAATGACGACTCGGAATAATTATCATAGAACATTCAATAATTTTTAGGATTTTTGTATTCTAAATTAAAGTACAAAAATCCTAAAAATTCTATCTTCATCGCGAATTTGGCACCCCCGCCCTAAAGGACGGGGTTAAATAAAAAATTATGATTGAACCATTTAACGACGAATATTTTATGAAGAAAGCCATTGCAGAAGCTGTTCAGGCTTTTGACGAAGGCGAAATTCCGGTTGGAGCCGTAGTGGTATCAAAAGGAAAGATAATTGCACGCGCCCACAACCTTACCGAAACATTGAACGATGTAACCGCGCATGCCGAAATGCAGGCCATTACGGCTGCAGCAAATTTACTAGGCGGCAAATACCTGAACGACTGCACCCTGTATGTTACACTCGAATCCTGCGTAATGTGTGCCGGAGCATTAGGCTGGTCGCAAATTAGCAAGGTGGTTTATGGCGCATCAGATGAAAAACGTGGCTTTAAAAAGTATTCCGATAAAGCACTTCACCCTAAAACAGAAGTTGTAGGCGGTGTTTTCAAAACGGAATGTGCGGAGTTATTGCAAGAGTTTTTTCAGAAGAAGCGGAAATAAGAAACAACCAGCAACAGCTCCATATTCCCAATTCTGATAAGACTAATAAAAATGAAATGCATCGCGTTCTTATCACAATATTTTTACTAAGTTTGACTTTTTAATATTTTTAAAAACAATTTGAAAAATATTGTAATATTTTACTAAACCGAATAAACAAAATGGCTGAATTTAAAAGACTTATTTCACTCGATGCCTTCCGCGGATTTACCATTGCCGCAATGATCATGGTAAACAATCCGGCAACCTGGGCACATATTTATCCGCCACTTGAACACGCAAGCTGGAATGGATTAACACCGACGGATTTAATCTTTCCGTTTTTCATATTTATTGTTGGTGTATCTATTGCACTGGCCTACACCAAACGGCTGAATGCCGGCGTTGCAAAAGGTCCGATGTACAAGAAAATCATTTTTCGCTCGGTAAAAATATTTGCCGTTGGTATTTTGCTGTGGTTGTTCCCCAATTTTAATTTCGAAGAAATTCGGATTGCCGGCGTACTACAACGAATTGCCATCGTATTTTTTGTCTGTGCTTTTTTGTTTCTGAACTCAAAATGGAAAACGCAAGCCATTGTTGCCGGGGCTTTGCTGGTTATTTACTGGCTTATTATGCAATTTATTCCCACTCCCGGTTATGGAAAAGTAATGCTTGAACCCGGCGCCAACATTGCCGCATGGGTTGACAGTAAATTTCTGCCCGGTTATTTGTGGCAGAAAACCTGGGACCCTGAAGGACTATTGAGTACACTTCCGGCTATTGCAACGGGAATAACAGGGATGTTGGCAGGCCATTTAATACTGAGCAAAATGCCCGCCGAACGAAAAGTCATTTATCTTTTCTCCTTCTCGTTTTTTGCTTTTGTTATAGGTTTCTTCTGGAATTACATTTTCCCTATTAATAAAAGCATCTGGACCAGTTCGTTTGTAATGGTAACATCGGGTTTGGCAGGAATGGTTTTGGCAATAAGCATCTTTTTTGTTGACGTACTCGGCCGTACCCGCTTTACTAAACCCGGAATTATTTTTGGATCGAATGCTATTGCTGTTTACGTATTGGCCGATGTTTGGCGTTTACCATTTTATACCTTGAAAGTTGGAGGAAGCAGTTTAAATAACCACTGGATGAACCTGTTTGAAAATGCCGGGTGGAGCATGGAACTGGGCAGCTTTTTATATGCAGCCCTGTTTATTGGCTTTAATTTTATTCCCGCCTGGATCCTTTATAAGAAAAAGATATTTATAAAATTATAGGAAAATTGTGTGGGGCAGAAATTGTGTCACACCGAGCGGAGTCGAAGTGTGGAGTAAACAGTTTTCGACTTCGCTCAGACTGACATCCCGGCTAATAACCGGGATTTTTTATTTCTCTATTTTAAATCCGATCTTTTCCAGGTCATCCCAAAAGCCAGGATACGATTTGGTAACTACCATCGGATCATCAATTTGCATATTAAACCCAGCCAAAGCCATTGGAGCAAATGCCAATGCCATCCGGTGATCGTGATACGTTCTAATTATTGGATTTTCTTCCCGTTGCTCCTGATCAATCTTGCCTTCCCAGGCCAGTTCTCCATGTTCCGGTTCGGTAATACTAACGCCAAACTTTGCCAACTCGTTTTGTAGCGCAGCAATCCGGTCGGTTTCTTTTATCTTTAGTGTTTTTAAACCTGAAAAGTGGAATGGAATATTTTTAGCAACACATAAACATGCCATGGTTTGCGCCACATCAGGATTCTCAATAAAATCAAAAATCAGTTTTTCCGGCTGTCGGTTTTTACTTTTTGCTAACACAACACCCTCTGCTTTTTGTGTAGAAGTCACGCCAAACTGCTCAAACCATGTTGCAATATTAGCATCGCCCTGCAGACTATCAAGAAGCAAATTTTCCAACAAAACTTCGCCGTCACCCACCAGCGCCATCATCTGATACCAGTACGAGGCTCCCGACCAATCGGCCTCGCAAATAAGATCACGGGCAAAATATTTTTGTTCCGGCACAAAAACCTCATTATCGTCCCAACGGTATTTGATGCCAAATTTGGCCATCAGCTCCAGCGTAAGTTTTATGTACGACCGTGATGTGATATTACCTAACAATTTTAAAGTCAATCCATTTTCAACGGTTGGCGCAATCAATAAAAGAGCCGAAATATATTGGCTTGAAACGCTTCCATCCAGTTCAATAGTCTGTCCTTTAAGGTGCGAACCAAAAATTTTCAACGGCGGACATCCTTCATTTCCCAGGTATTCGATTTTGGCGCCTAACTGACTGAGTGCATCCACCAAAATAGAAATTGGGCGTTGCTGCATACGTTCTGAGCCGGTAATTTCCCACTCGCCCACTATTTTTGCCAGAAAAGCCGTTAGAAATCGCATGGCAGTTCCGGCATGCCCGATGTTAAATTTATTGCTGTTCGAAAAAAGTGCCGCCTCCAATACTTTTGTATCATCACTGGCCGACAAGTTTTTTATTGGGTACGGGCTATAACTCAACGCATTTATAATCAATGCCCGGTTACTTATACTTTTTGAGGCCGGAAGATTAATTGCCCCGTTAATTTCTTTTATTTCGGTAGCTATCTGGTAAATCATGTTTGAATTTGTAATGAGATTAAAACAGCCTGCGAGTTACAGACTTTTGTAATAGTTAAGCGCTTCCAAAATCAAATCTTTGCTGCAATTTTGATTGATAGCAATTTCTCCAACTTTTGGCAACAATGTAAAATTGATCCGCCCCGAATCATTCTTTTTATCGTGTGTCATCAACTGATATAATTGCTCAAAATCATTGTCGGCAATCTCAAATTTTCCGTAAATATCGAGCATCCATTTTGTCC
It includes:
- a CDS encoding sensor histidine kinase; this translates as MKNSFDILVLLDSNGNQHYVSESCEKILGYKPEELINIPVIEKMLHPEDQELVIRGFTEIVTGVSNGGTQYRHRHKNGGWIYLEAFGTNQLENPLIKSVVINVRDITERKKIEKELIESKTRLSEANATKDRFFSIIGHDLKSPFNSIIGFSDILLEQIQNKDYERIDNYARIIYDSSNRAMNLLTNLLEWSRTQTGRLEFNPEFFELKSAIKEIVELYTDSAKQKRIAISIMLPHDIQAFADKSIVKTIL
- a CDS encoding sensor histidine kinase, which produces MSNAIKFSNTGGEISIGAEQKKDELIVYVSDNGIGIKAENINKLFRIDHSESTLGTEKEKGTGLGLLLCKELIEMHGGKIWVESKKDTGSSFKFSLPVQ
- a CDS encoding cation:proton antiporter, with protein sequence MEEFHINILNISAVLLAAYLGGVAIRKIGYPAILGELLIGIVLGPAVLGWLEYSEAVKVLAEIGIILLMVYIGMEIDFRDLKKASWAGLLAAIGGFFVPFVLGYFAIVWSGGTPIAGLFVAIAIGVTSLATKSRILIDLKLLNTRIAYVLMAGALISDTLALVIFSGITNFAETNVVKISELLLIGGKILVFFGLTISIGVFFLPRLGKYITRSGMKNSTAYFTLILIVTFGYCELAELAGMHSILGAFMAGLFIKDNLFPKTISKELNKAFYDVSIGFMAPIFFVTAGFFVDVTVFQTDLGLLILVTFLAIVGKIVGTALFYLPSRNGWREGITIGTGMNGRGAVEIIIAEIGLEMGIIDKTIFSILVFMAIFTTLTVPVFLNWTTKWLRKRGELVYMDERRGIVFLGVNPLSLILAKYFKEQEPVTLIDNNRELAAKANKAGFKSIYGNALIEETWEETRADSLAAFVALTTNNQVNLRAAQTAKSKFLVPEVVVAISAAGQTSNVTEESDKRNILFASAVSMNVWFQKIQLDKAEENTILVTAPISCKQWIHKYKIDTTDTLPILIRSEKGRIRLFSSASSLQTNDRVVILKAEK
- the aspS gene encoding aspartate--tRNA ligase, producing MYRTHTCGELRIENAGNEVTLAGWVQRVRDLGAMTFVDLRDRYGITQLVVDENTDKTVADALEELGREFVIQAIGTVRERQSKNKNIPTGEVEIALSEIKVLSPAELPPFTIQDDTDGGDDLRMKYRYLDLRRDVVRENLVLRSKMAHAVRNYLNAQDFIETETPVLIKSTPEGARDFIVPSRMNEGQFYALPQSPQTFKQLLMIAGFDRYYQIVKCFRDEDLRADRQPEFTQIDCEMSFVEQKDVLEMFEGLTRHMFKETLNVEVDEFPWMPYSEAMEKYGSDKPDTRFEMLINDITETVKGNDFVVFDSAEYIGAICAKGCAEYTRKQLDGLTNWVKRPQIGAKGLVYVKCNEDGSFKSSVDKFYSQDDLKAWAEKTGAKAGDLILVLSGDKNHMLDALGELRLEMGKQLGLRDQNVFKPLWVVDFPLLEWDEETKRFYAMHHPFTSPKPEDIELMDTDPGKVRANAYDLVINGVEIGGGSVRIFDSELQSKMFSLLGFTKEEAEAQFGFLMKAFKYGAPPHAGIAFGFDRLVSLFAGLDTIRDVIAFPKNNAGRDVMIDSPSVVAEAQLDELNLKLNLKQKK
- a CDS encoding nucleoside deaminase; amino-acid sequence: MIEPFNDEYFMKKAIAEAVQAFDEGEIPVGAVVVSKGKIIARAHNLTETLNDVTAHAEMQAITAAANLLGGKYLNDCTLYVTLESCVMCAGALGWSQISKVVYGASDEKRGFKKYSDKALHPKTEVVGGVFKTECAELLQEFFQKKRK
- a CDS encoding acyltransferase family protein produces the protein MAEFKRLISLDAFRGFTIAAMIMVNNPATWAHIYPPLEHASWNGLTPTDLIFPFFIFIVGVSIALAYTKRLNAGVAKGPMYKKIIFRSVKIFAVGILLWLFPNFNFEEIRIAGVLQRIAIVFFVCAFLFLNSKWKTQAIVAGALLVIYWLIMQFIPTPGYGKVMLEPGANIAAWVDSKFLPGYLWQKTWDPEGLLSTLPAIATGITGMLAGHLILSKMPAERKVIYLFSFSFFAFVIGFFWNYIFPINKSIWTSSFVMVTSGLAGMVLAISIFFVDVLGRTRFTKPGIIFGSNAIAVYVLADVWRLPFYTLKVGGSSLNNHWMNLFENAGWSMELGSFLYAALFIGFNFIPAWILYKKKIFIKL
- a CDS encoding 3-phosphoshikimate 1-carboxyvinyltransferase; amino-acid sequence: MIYQIATEIKEINGAINLPASKSISNRALIINALSYSPYPIKNLSASDDTKVLEAALFSNSNKFNIGHAGTAMRFLTAFLAKIVGEWEITGSERMQQRPISILVDALSQLGAKIEYLGNEGCPPLKIFGSHLKGQTIELDGSVSSQYISALLLIAPTVENGLTLKLLGNITSRSYIKLTLELMAKFGIKYRWDDNEVFVPEQKYFARDLICEADWSGASYWYQMMALVGDGEVLLENLLLDSLQGDANIATWFEQFGVTSTQKAEGVVLAKSKNRQPEKLIFDFIENPDVAQTMACLCVAKNIPFHFSGLKTLKIKETDRIAALQNELAKFGVSITEPEHGELAWEGKIDQEQREENPIIRTYHDHRMALAFAPMALAGFNMQIDDPMVVTKSYPGFWDDLEKIGFKIEK